The region gcactgtttacaaggcacaccgtaacggtcccaggaattggggcgttacaacttggtatcagagcgagccaaggtttatggttcctgaagacaagctgggcatgtacactcatcactgaagatagcttcactcaaggaatggtaaatatttctgtagctatgtgtatagctgtttgaataaaatgtgaatgctttacctgtactttgtattagggagcatgagattttgatagagcctggctcttgactatatgattatatgctccatggaaatgtttatgaacaTGATTATTTGattgcctgctccatgaatatataaatgtgttatttgcatgctggggttGAGGCATGGTGTAAATGTTTGAAGAGCAGGGAATATGAGTAGaatatgaatgccatgggcatgtttgcagcactgcaagtggtttatgattgtggtgtggtaagatttatcccgtgggaaaagtccttgatatggttattgtgactaatgggtcaagttattgactgcagattgaatcagtaggtttatattcaaggcagattatgaggcctggtgatagttacacaggggctgggagttacagccagggtattagttcttcgtctgcacctttaaatgttcagcagacgcttacagatttgcaattaagattgcagaggcaggaggaagagatcaggtacttgaagcaacaacggagtctgttggggagtacctcttcctttgctatgccagagGTGATATCAGTTACAGCTCAGCCTaaggttgagaatagatgggaatttctttgtggaagattcctgaggttttatcctccaatctttgagggaggcctagatccattcagagctgagcaatggatgggcatgatcagctccatttttgatagtatgggactggtaggtcatgatagagtgatctgtgctacatgtgttttgcgggatgatgcccggacatggtgggaggtagtatcccagacacgagacacagctgtgatggattggaaagaatttaggcagctgtttaatgagaagtattattgtgatgtagctaagactgccaagatgaatgagtttttgaatcttgttcagggaaaTGCATCAGTGACTGGATATGTTACCAAATTTGATGAGTTGGCTAAGtttgccttagacatggtacccacagatatagctcgtaaggaaaggtttattcaagggttggatcctggaatagctcagggcattagagttgccccagtgtataaagtctctacctatgcccaggtggtagagaaggctcttgctgttgagagtatagtagttgggcagcagagtgctggagagcatggagcccaGATAGTGGTACTTCCACTTATTGGGACAAGTAACAAGAAAGAAAATTGGAAGACTCGTCCAaaatgcgctcggtgcaagaggcatcatttgggaaaatgccgagcaaaggcatgcttCGCATGTGGTATGGTTTGGCATGTTGTGAAGAGGTGCCCTGTGTTAAAGGATGAGCAAagggggatagacagctcgactccTGATCGAGTGTTTATCCCAGGGCAATCAGAgtttgagactgagactagttcttcggggatgacaggtcagtcttctagttctgagttgtgaattatgttgtttggctttggcgccatgttattcttttgttggtatgtatataGAGAAAGGTATATGGATGGTATATGGGGATCACATGGTtacgttgtgatgggaaaagtaatATGGTATTGGCAATTTAAGAGTTAAGTTGGGTtttggaaaggactcatcagggattctgataaagctggttatgtcaggctttggtttgatccagggattggattggttaagtaattaaagaacagtcttgaatggcaaggaaagtatggTAATTCTTGAGCTTGTTAGCAGAAAGTCttgaaaagtggatgttggtccacaaTTTCTACAATGGACTGTGTAGTACTACTCGCACTATAATTGATGTTGCAGCTGGAGGGGCATTCATGAGGGAGTGTGCTAATGAGGCATGTGACTTGTTAGAAGATATGGCAACTAACAATCATCAATGGTCTGATGAGCGTGCTTATAATAGTAAAAAGGTAGCTGGAGTACATGAGTTAGAAGCAATTACTACTCTGACTGCTCAGGTTGCAACATTAACTAAGCTGTTGCAGCAAAGTACCATGACTGCCAATGTTGTACAGACATCAGAATGTTGTGAAATTTGTGGGGTTCCTCATTTCTTTAATTAGTGTCCAGTAATAGACCCACATAATAATATTCCCATGGATCAAGCTCAGGTCCAAGTTTTTGGGAATTTTCAAAGGCCATGCAACAATCCTTTTTCTAACTCATATAATCCGGGTTGGggaaatcatcctaatttttcttgGGGGGATAACCAAGGCCAACAATCACAGTTTCAAGGGAAATTCCAGCAGAATATGCCACAACAACCTATGAATCAAGCTTCATCCTATTAACAACATAGGCCACCAGCGCCTCAAGAAAATCCCATTGAATTGCAAGCTTCTTTGTTAACTCTCACCAATACTCGAACTCAGCTTATGACCGAGACTAGATCTTTTATTCGAAATCTAGAAACATAAGCGGGACAGTTGGAAAATATGTTGAACAATAGGCCGCAGGGAAATTTACCCGGTAATACTGTTGTGAACCCTAAGGAGCAGTGCCAAGCCATTACTTTGAGAAGTGGGAAGCAAGTTGACCAGTCTGTATCACAATCTTCAACTGAAAAGAGTGAAGAAGTGGGAGAGACGTCTAATTCAAAGAAAAAGGGGGTTACTGAAGATCATCATGTTACAGAGAGGGCTCCACCAGTTGCTATTGCTGATCCTAAAGTCAGAATTCCCTATCCTCAAAGACTTCAGAAAAATTCTCTTGATAAACAATTTTCCAAGTTTTTAGAGGTCTTCATGAAGTTGCACATCAACATTCCATTCGCTGAAGCTTTAGAACAGATGCCCAGTTATGTGAAATTCAAGAAGGAGATTTTGTcaaagaagagaaaaatggaggacTATGAAATTGTGGTGCTAATAGAGGAGCGCAGTGCAATTTTGCAAAGAAGGCTTCCTCAAAAGCTCAGGGATCCAGGAAGTTTCACTATACCATGCACTATTGGGAATTTTGAGTGCAAGCATGCCTTATGTGACTTGGGGGCGAGTattaatctgatgcccttatctaTTTTTTGAAGGCTTGGTTTGGGTGAAGCAAGGCCTACAACAGTGACATTACAATTGGCTGATAGGTCAGTCAAGCATCCTAGGGGGATTATTGAGGATGTACTTGTAAAAGTGGACAAGTTTATTTTCCCAGCTGATTTTATTGTGTGGACATGGAAGAGGATGATGATGTCCCTATCATTCTTGGGAGACCATTTTAGCCACGGGGCAAGCATTGATTGATTTTAAAAAAGGTGAATTGAGGCTCTGGGTTCAAGGTGATGAAATAGTCTTCAATGTGTTCAAAGCAATGTCATACCTTAGAGTAAGTGATAACTGTTTCTCCATTGATGTGATTGAAAAGGCTGTTTTGAGAAGAATGGGAGCACTGATGCTCTTGAGGTGGTGTTGAAACAGTATGAAGAAGAAGACAGTGATGATGCTGAGGTCATGGATTATGTGAAGTGGGTAAATTCTTACGGGCCTTACTATAGaaagaaatatgaggaattgGGGAAAGTGCTTGAACGACCAATACTGTCTATAGAAAATCCACCAGAGTTGGAATTGAAAACTTTACCAGATCATCTTCGCTATGCCTACTTGGGGGAGAAGGAGACTCTACCAGTGATTGTGTCTTCTTTTCTGTCTAATGAGGAAGTGGAAAAATTGTTGAGAGTCTTAAGGGCTCACAAGTTGGCTATTGGGTGGACATTGGAGGATATGAGAGGAATAAGTCTGTTAGCAGTGATGCATAAAATCCGGATGGAAGATAATAGCAAGCCATCCATTGAAGCTCAGAGAAGATTGAACCCAACTATGAAAGAGGTGGTGAGGAAAGAAATTCTTAAATGGCTAGATGCTGGTgtggtttaccctatttttgatagtgcatgggtgagcccATTTCAAGTGGTGCCAAAGAAAGGAGGAATGACTATGGTGAAGAATGAAAAGAATGAGCTCATCCCAACTAGAACTGTAACGGGATGAAGAATTTGCATAGATTATCGCAAGCtaaataaggcaacaaggaaatatcattttcctttgccttttctgGATCAAATGCTTGACAGGATAGAGGGCCATAGTTATTACTATTTTCTAGATGGCTATTTAGGGTACCATTAGATTGCTATTGCATCAAaagatcaagagaagacaacTTTTACTTGTCCTAATGACACTTTTGCTTTCCCGAGAATTCCATTTGGGCTTTGCAATGCCCCTGCTACATTCCAACGATGTATGATGGCAATATTTTCTCACATGGTTGAGAAGAGTATGGAGAtcttcatggatga is a window of Humulus lupulus chromosome 4, drHumLupu1.1, whole genome shotgun sequence DNA encoding:
- the LOC133832582 gene encoding uncharacterized protein LOC133832582, whose amino-acid sequence is MLNNRPQGNLPGNTVVNPKEQCQAITLRSGKQVDQSVSQSSTEKSEEVGETSNSKKKGVTEDHHVTERAPPVAIADPKVRIPYPQRLQKNSLDKQFSKFLEVFMKLHINIPFAEALEQMPSYVKFKKEILSKKRKMEDYEIVVLIEERSAILQRRLPQKLRDPGSCFEKNGSTDALEVVLKQYEEEDSDDAEVMDYVKWVNSYGPYYRKKYEELGKVLERPILSIENPPELELKTLPDHLRYAYLGEKETLPVIVSSFLSNEEVEKLLRVLRAHKLAIGWTLEDMRGISLLAVMHKIRMEDNSKPSIEAQRRLNPTMKEVVRKEILKWLDAGVVYPIFDSAWVSPFQVVPKKGGMTMVKNEKNELIPTRTIAIASKDQEKTTFTCPNDTFAFPRIPFGLCNAPATFQRCMMAIFSHMVEKSMEIFMDDFSIFGSSFDECLNHLEAVSQCCEESNMVLS